Sequence from the Zeugodacus cucurbitae isolate PBARC_wt_2022May chromosome 2, idZeuCucr1.2, whole genome shotgun sequence genome:
taaataattcaggATGCATATATGAAATTGTGCTTTATGCCTACACTTTCAGTTTGTACTAGTTAAAACTTCCGCCACACCTCGTATCCAGTCCTCTCCTCCACATGCCAAGGAGAATAAAATTGTGAAGTGGTTGTGCAAAGTGCTGAGATATTTACATGAGTCAAGGACGGACCATTCGTATTTCTGTCTCTCCGTCCTCAGTGATTCAGCTAGTatagaagaaaattttatttgttcgcacatacatacatactatataaaaaaatttatttggataccaaaataaaaaaatacgcaGCAGCAATATTTAAAAGATACTTATAAATTTCGAATAAGTTGATAATGTATAGCGATTTTCTGTATGAAAGaggttaaaaaatcaaaatagtaTACGTAAAGAAATCAATATCAGTAATCAGtgaatttttttccatatttactaaaTGCGAAGTCATCGCGTATTTCGTTAAAATTTGAAGTGAAAGACAAAAACTAATCGCGTTTTTAAGTTAgtcattatttaaatatttaatactcataTAAAGGCAAAAATGTGTACAATCGTATCGACTTCAACCATCGGCAAAACGAGttaagatgtacatatatatgtttatgtgcgATTATgttcatttaattcattttgatgaatatatatttatgatttagTTGCTTTAGATAGTGATATATACAAATGGGTATGTGCTAATACCATGTCTgttgtgtaaatatttcaaCGAATTAATTTTCAGTGCAGTGTTTGTGCATACCATTCACAAAATGAGGGTAGAAAATGGTTATGTTTTAATTTACATCAGACATCAGAAGTTATTAGACTTTCTGTATTAAAACTTTTAAGGTCCACTACGTTCCCTAAATAAACATCAAGGGATGTGCattcaaacatatgtacatatgtatgtaaatgctttgattcatatatttttacagtaaataaatatgtacataagtactgTGTGGGTGATTAAAATACATGTTCAAAGTGTATTAAGTGCAAATAGAAGCATagttagatttaatttttttgacaatattGTTTACGCTTCCTAGTATATAGCTACATAAATgattggtgtgaattcagttttataaatcaaaaaaatattttagttctttcagtgatttaaaaaccatttttttaaggttgttgacaacaaaatatattggaaactatgtatatgtatgaacttTAGTGATTCAGTGAATCAATAACTTCTTCGAGGGGTTAATGGATACCAGTGTAACCAAGGTatgtacaacaataaaagtaagtaagcatacatatgtaggtgtgtgttaAATATAAAGAAGTTTATATTGATCgttgattttgaatttaattgtacATATAGATTTAGCTCGCGATTCGGAAACGACAAGTATCTTGAAATCTTGTTCTATAGAAAATTGGGTTGATATAATAACATAAAGGATTATTGTTATGATAGGGGTTGTGTCTAATGTACAGTGACTTACAGTGAAAATGGTTCACCTAAAATCAAACGATTTTAActgtgaaaaaatatgtaagagtaacacaaaaaatttaaatgaggtTCATAAGTTCACTTCATTCAcaatataattacaataaaaaatgatgttttattcaatttgcatttttctttaaaataagcaTTTTACAACATGGGCGAAAAATTCATGTCACAGTGAAAATGGTCCACTGGAAAAACTATTACATTAAGTAATATAAAACTTATTACTTATATTTTggttgatattattttttggcaaataACCTCGCTAAAACCATTTGGGATAGATTAACTTTTTTGTATTCTGGACTTATTTTATCTCATTCTTCCGAAGGGCCTGTCATCTTTGCTCGATATGCTGTGTTTTCTACAACAAATTTTTATgcaacaaattttcaataatgtTATATTTGATTGTGATTGGAGTGGCGTTTTGGTCACCCTGGGGCAATCAGTTGTCCTTTTTGGACGGGTTGATAAATAATGAGCCTACTAAAGATATCACGCTTGACTTATCGATTACCCAACTTCTTTAACTCGGAAAAATGCGTTTCGTAAATGTCTGCCAAGATGCCTCCGTTACGATAATATCCTCTTCATTTCACTCAAATATCTGCCCGACGAGTGATCTTTTCAAGAATTTGGTGGATGGTGTAGTTTGTAGTCCATTATTCATCGACGGTTTTGCGTTTAAACAGCGTCACATTTGTGCAAGAAGTTTAAACTCGTCGTGTTCAGTATTTTTGAattgatttgaatttaattcTTTATTCGTAAATTACTAGCAAATATATCAACTATTAAAGCtagttaatattataaattaaaagtgatTTATTGTCTGTCAATAGATAAGAAATTACTAGCAAATATATCAACTATTAAAGCtagttaatattataaattaaaagtgatTTATTGTCTGTCAATAGATAAGAATGCATCGGCATGCACAGGCTcaattattacaataataaatattagtatgaaattaataaatcaagAGACAttgtaaatgtttaaaaaattattcacaaacaatgatttatttgaaaaaaagtttaaaataaagtaaagacatattgttcatttacatgaacagtgtcataactcaaaaaacatgatttttaaactgagtatgcagaaatgtgtgcAATGTCATTgtctatattgtataaaaagtgTATTATCTatgatgcgtagaaaaataaacagtCGAGATAAAAATGTGGCGTTATTCAATTTGTTATGTTCTCACATATAACGAAAAAATTCAAAGTGGGTCAGGTTTATGCACAAGAAAAAGCTTTAGTATTCTCTATATAGTCAACTTATGCTCagcattttattgaatttattgcatCCCACTAGTTTATTCAATAAACTTATGGCGGTTTCCAATATTTGccaaataagagacaattgaaaactttaaaccgctctcctgaaaattcgacttttttgagttgtgacactattcatgtaaaagattgatatgtatgtatctttacTTGTATTAAAAGTTACGATTGAATCACTACCTACATTTTATTACATGAATAATGTgtatacataaacaaatatattttactcaaaattgTTATCCAGCACTAGAAGTTACGCAGTTATAGGGATATATTTTTAGTTCTATATTGGTATATTACAAAATACGAATTAAAAACTAATAAGTTAGTTCaagatttgaatatatttaaatttataatatttattacatacgTCGATAATCTTACAATAAAcagcataaattaaattaaataaattaatctcAATTAATCAATGTTGCaaagttatttaattaatatttatcttgTTTCTAATTTTCTTTTACGTCAGTTAAGACAATCAATCTTTCACTACGAATAATAATGACACAAGATAACAACATACCAAATATTATGAGTGTTTGAAGAATATCTTATGGTCATTAATCCTATTTTAGTgtgagcaaaataaaaacactcaCAGGTTAAATAGAAAGGGGTTGTGAACTACCGCTTTACATGAAATaccaagaaaaggaaatttaagCCAACAAAACAATCAAAAAGTTTTACTTCTACATGCATACTTGTTCCACCCAAAATAGAAATGTACTTTATAACGTTAAGAAGCTGTTTTAACAGCagttcgacaaaaaaaaactatactgGTCACTCCCCACCAAAGTACACATTGCGATtcaataaacttaaaaattaattaaatctgtAATCAAATCATATTCCATGAAGAGTATaccatataaataaatcatgaGCTCAACTGTCCCAAGGCTACATAAGTCTCAACATAATCAACAATTTCATCGACGAGTATTTGGCAAATTGTTAAATGATAAAGGTTATAGCAGGCAAAATCTAATGGAGTTGACCTTACATGAAAAATCGGGAACATGTACTATTTACAAGTATGGCCGGGGGTTACAAAAGTGGAATTGTGCTAGCAGGACATCAGGAGATAGGATTGTCAGCTCTCTTGATAAATCAATGCTGCTAAGACCGAAGCGTAGACTAATTTTCTGGAGGTTGGGCGTTAATTACAGCATAATGACAGATTCAATACATACGATAATATTATTGTTTGCTGTTATAATGACTGTTGTCATATCGGAAAACACTGGTGAGTTCAATTTTAATatagtttaatataatataaaatatataagcaGTATATgatgataaatgtatgtaagcCAAAGTGAAGAATACTTATTTTTAGgtaagaaatatattaaaatatgggatagaactcataaaaataatatctaactTAGTCTTTAAGGCACTGCTTAATTTAAAGGAAAACATTGAAACAtattatacattattattattatattatataaatgaatttgtAGTTTTAGCATCGCAACGAGATTccgttaaacaaaaaaattcgaacaaCCTGAGTAGTAATTTGCCTACGGGAAGCGTGACCGATACCAATAGTAACTTTGATAGCATTAACGAAGGCAACACCATTAGGTCTAAGGACAATGCGAGCAGCGGTAATCCTTCTATAAATGTTTCTTTAGCTGCGGCTGATATACGTAATAAGGCCAGTTATGCAACATTGTCACCGATCAGTTCTAGTACCACTCTCGTAACTGTAGGAATATCTACTACAGTAAGCAATTCGTTATATAATGGTAGTGTGCAGAAGAACACTACCACATACTATTCTGGGCCATCCATAGTCAATCGGAATGTGATTGAAGTAACAGAAGATACTCGTAATGGACCGTACTTTGACAAAGCTGCATCGAAAAATATTACGGCACTACTTGGGAAAACtgcatatttaaattgcagagTGAAAAACCTAGGAAACAAAACCGtgagttttttctttttaatttagtttatttatacaaGTACATCTGTATGTACGTCAATAGAGCGCAAGTTAGTGCAGGTTTCACAATTTTTAATGTACAGTATTCCTTTTTACAATGTATGCCTTTTAATAtctaacatatattatatatatattatatcttatatatatatattaatatatttattcttaCTGGTATACAGTTTACTAGTAGACGCaactcaaaaataatattaatgagtGTTTGTTAGATATTTTCAGAGATTTGGAAATTTCATTTGCTTTAAtgtcatataataaatattatatacaaattaaatgttacgCTAATTACCATTGTACTTAACGAGTGTGTAGCGCTTGTTATCTATTTGAATCAAAACGccaatgtttatatatataaacgtatgcaaatacatatttatttcagaTGCTTCTTCAAGTTTCTTGGGTGCGGCACCGAGACATCCATTTGCTGACTGTTGGGCGATATACGTACACATCAGATCAGCGCTTTCGTGCTATTCATCAGCCACAAACCGAAGACTGgattttgcaaattaaatatccTCAACATCGAGATTCTGGTATATATGAATGTCAAGTATCTACCACGCCACATATGAGCCATTATATTCACTTGAATGTTGTTGGTAAGTACAatgaatattgtttaaatatattaaatgtattaaaatatttataacattaaatttacttgtttaattcaatttttatattctcgcaacaaagttgataaagagagtattatagttttgttcacataacggttgtttgtgtcaccaaaaaataaaagaattggaaatgaggttatatatgtatatttaaatgatcaggatgacgagtggagttgaaatctggatgtctgtctgtccgtctgtccgtgcatgcgataacttgagtaaaaattgagatatcttaatgaaacttggaacacatgttccttgggaccgtgagagaccatttgcttttgaaaatggccaaaatcggaccattgccacgcccacaaatggcgacaaccaaaaacacataaagtgtcatcactaagccataaataaagttataacagtaaaatttggaataaaggatcgcactaggaaggggcatatttgaatgtaattttttggggaagtgagcgtggccccgccacgGAACACTAaactttacataagaaatagcagaaagaagctgcactcagatttttttacaaaaagtaacatatatctcaggaactacttgacagatttcaatgaaattcggtatataatattttctttacaccctgataacacggtgaaatcggttcacaaccacgactactttccttataactcaattttgaattccatctgattgcttcactttataatatatacataaggaaccaatgaagatagcggtatgaaactttacacaaatagtgtatatcatctctggcttcatttgtgaaaaattgtcgaaaacggactataacttttcaaggccccagatatcgaatatgttgaactcagcgcctaaggttaaattttaaccgaaaatatgggtaaatctcttagataatttattgtaattcagagaaaatggTTTTCTTGTAatggtgtgtctctgttccaaaaatgattaaaatcgggtcataacatctcctagctcacatacacctaattataggttttcaaaaatacggtgggctttatttcgcatatatgtattggttaatatgtgagatatcttagcaaaattaagtgagcgtatagtcttggataaagtgcaccttgctggtgaaaatgaatgaaatcggttcaggaattacctcagccctcatatactatatatgacgattttcgttattctattaaactttatgccgaatttatgggtaaaatgtaaataaaatttcttcaataaattgcgagaatataaaatgttcggttacatccgaatttagcccttccatacttgttatttttaaaatttcaaaaaactcaGTTTGTTCATTATGTTCCTCTTTGATgttcacaaattaaaaattttcatttttagaaCCTTCTACGGAGATAATTGGCGCTCCGGATCTTTATATTGAGAGTGGTTCTACAATAAATTTAACTTGTGTAATATTGAATTCTCCCGAGCCGCCTGCTTACATATTTTGGAATCATAACAACGCTGTAAGTAAacgtatacaatatacatacatatattttaatatattgtacAAAGTAAACAGTTATAGTATTAAGGGGTTACGCCACTCTGATCGCATGAAAATCGCATGAAAATCGGAtgttttttaggaatttttttgacaaaactaTTTGAGCTAGGACTTCTTTACATTTAATGCTCATTTAATACATATCTTaagctttataaaattaataaaaatgtttttaattaaaaatggcaGAGATATACCTGgccgtttagaaaaaaaaaacaaatttttacgcaaagtgaagctcttcaaaaattcattttataatttgtactaaaaatactgtataaaaaattgaataaacttttttcaaattattcagtCGAAAAAATCACACGTCACTCTGTGGAAAATCTATTTAGGaagatgtattttaattttcaagtcaatcggttcaatagtttttgagttatcgtgtacACCATCTCGAAAAATTTGGTTCTGAGAAAAACGCAGAAGAAGAAATCGTGTACACCGTCTCGAAAAATTTGGTTCTGAGAAAAAcgcagaagaagaaaaatatgtacTCTCAGCGCGCTCTCACAGCGCTGACTTCTAATGATCATAATTTTCGTAATTATTGGGACATTGTTTTTGGAGACatctcaaacaaattttgaaaatgtcaggGAGCAATTTTAGTGGCTAAGAATAAAGATGTAGATAACTTAAACTACATAATTCAGCTTGAGATaattcattcaaatctattgaCATTGTAATAAACGAAGATGAAGCCAACAactattcaattgaatttttaaactccttGGATGTGCTTGGGTTGCCACCACATAATTTTCTAGTAAAGATTGGCTCCGTAGTAAACATGCTCTAAAACTTAACCCAACTAAAACTGTGCAACGAAACACGTTTGGTGGTAAAAAGTCATGAACAATGTTTAAGGAAAGGCTAACTTCGGGTGcaaacgaatattttatactctagcaattcaTTGATATTGTTTTtcagataacatacaatttgacccatatattcggcataaagaccaatgtatgtgtatgtgattggcgttgcaaccgtttagccggttatagccgaatcgaaaAATCGACCATTAGAATaacaaaatcatcatatatgtatattaggtctacaaatttaaatttaaggatttattgtataaaaacggttacaaaaatgttattcaaaatattgcccgtctctagctactacttttgcccatctttctggcagcatgcgtattccgtgtcgaaagaactcctcatctttcgagccgatccaagtatcaatccaatttttgacttcttcataagaactgaagtgctcgttagctagaccgtgtgccatcgatcggaacaagtggtaaatagtcagatggagcaacgtctggagaatacggccatttcagcgtctccaaatattttttgaccacctttgcgacgtgaggccgagtaTTGTCaagctggagaatgactttatcgtgtctttccttgtactgtggccgtttttcttttagtgttcGGCTCAAACTCATCAaatgcgttcggtatcgatctcctgtgatggtttcacttggctttagcagctcataatatatcacccccagctggtcccaccaaatgcagagcatgacctTGGTGCCGTTAATGTTCGGTTTTGCCGTCGACGTGGAGGAATGTCCAGGCTTTCCCCATGACTTTCTTCGCTTAGGATTATCGTAGTGGACCCATTTTTCGTCGACAGTTACAATGCGATGTAAAAATCCCTTTCGGTTGTGCCTTTGAAGCAGCTGTTCACATGCAAAGAAGCGCCGTTCGACATCTCTTGGTTTCAAGTCGAAGGAACCCAGTTTCCTTGTTTCTGAATCATCCCCATGGCTTTGAGGCGGTTTGATTCGGCTTGCTGTGTCACTTGCAACGATTCGGCCAATTCCTCTTGGGTTTGAAACGCATCttggtcgagtaatgcttccaaatttcttttaaaaccaTTCTTAAAACGATGAAACCATTCCCGACATGTTCTCCGAAAGCAaccgatgagcctcagccgcacttttcttggaattaaaaaagaaaagcaaaatttcccgcaactgtcgagaattcggctcaaaaagtgacattttcagtagAGAATAAGtatgggatgcaaacagatccctacaaatattttgttgggttaatgttgacacaaatgtcctagatcgatataaaaaaatcgatttaatcgaccagtgcttgaccctcgagacatctattggaaaacggcggaagcaaagttgtagacctaatagtatATGAGGAATGAGGAAAATCTTGAACTGAttgcactcattttcaccattaAGGTACACTACATcagtttgataatccgaatatgaggtatatgagagcgaggggaagttttgacccgattttaaccatttttgtacagagacacattattagaagaaaaatcttcCATCTGAATTAGatgaaaatatctgagagatttaccgatattttcggtgaaaaattacgcttaggcactaagttcttcatgttcgatatccgggatcttgaaaagttataatccgatttcgagaattttttcacaattgatGCCACacttcaaatacagtatttgtgtaaatttttattccgctatcttcattggttcctaataagtgatggaatcagatggaatacaaaattgagttatatgggaagtaggcgtggttgtgaaccgatttcgctaatttttcATCCAtgttatcaggatgtcaagaaaatattatacaccgactttcattgaaatcgctcgagatcagagatatggtttttgacccataagtgacgACGACACGACcattttcctttaaaaaaaaaaatatgagtgcagcttctttctgtcatttcttctgtaaaatttagtgtttctgacgttttcctttAGTGATTTAActctcttttagtaattttcaacccaacctttaTATGGAAGGTgcgcgtggttataatccgatttcttccatttttggactgtataagtagTAGCTAAAAGAAtcgacggatggacggacagacatccagattttgACTCttttcgtcatcctgatcattttgatatatgtatataaccctgtatctaactcgattagttttatgacttacagcaaccgttatgtgaagaaaactataatatactcttaacaactttgttgcgagagtataaacatgaactcaataatataaaaaatctcataaaaaatCTCCTTAAAAAATAAGGAATAATTCGATAAcctaaatgtaattaaatattggTGTTGGTGTAATATAGGGAAATAAATTGGGTTGCTTATACACTAAATAGGATCATTTTCTAAGTATACTAATATGATGGGTAATATGCTCAGTTCAATTGTTGCGAAATTCTGaagatatttatgaatttatttatgttaacgCAGTATAGCTGTACATTTAGTATCGGTATCAGAGTGGAGCAGTCATATTTTGCATGGATAATATTGGATAAAATCATGATATATATTTTGAGCATTTGCTTCCGTTGATTTTCGATTATGTAATtcaatat
This genomic interval carries:
- the Ntm_0 gene encoding uncharacterized protein Ntm_0 isoform X1, whose protein sequence is MSSTVPRLHKSQHNQQFHRRVFGKLLNDKGYSRQNLMELTLHEKSGTCTIYKYGRGLQKWNCASRTSGDRIVSSLDKSMLLRPKRRLIFWRLGVNYSIMTDSIHTIILLFAVIMTVVISENTVLASQRDSVKQKNSNNLSSNLPTGSVTDTNSNFDSINEGNTIRSKDNASSGNPSINVSLAAADIRNKASYATLSPISSSTTLVTVGISTTVSNSLYNGSVQKNTTTYYSGPSIVNRNVIEVTEDTRNGPYFDKAASKNITALLGKTAYLNCRVKNLGNKTMLLQVSWVRHRDIHLLTVGRYTYTSDQRFRAIHQPQTEDWILQIKYPQHRDSGIYECQVSTTPHMSHYIHLNVVEPSTEIIGAPDLYIESGSTINLTCVILNSPEPPAYIFWNHNNAIINYDSPRGGVSVVTNKGETTTSFLLIKSARPSDSGHYQCNPSNAKPKSVTVHVLNGVSHSVSRGVPSSNAARGTSISSNVPKSLSPSVHVNVLMYLSICQVVYANIGSSWDQDGRHLKQLVVWVLNLLVLLATEVLGKQVKRRKFGMIRNCGCYFTDIQLKRNVQLQQSISDNNSDNGEVTLRNLVYKTTIFNSMKHFNDVQIMFDRLIFEPDIR
- the Ntm_0 gene encoding uncharacterized protein Ntm_0 isoform X2 — encoded protein: MSSTVPRLHKSQHNQQFHRRVFGKLLNDKGYSRQNLMELTLHEKSGTCTIYKYGRGLQKWNCASRTSGDRIVSSLDKSMLLRPKRRLIFWRLGVNYSIMTDSIHTIILLFAVIMTVVISENTVLASQRDSVKQKNSNNLSSNLPTGSVTDTNSNFDSINEGNTIRSKDNASSGNPSINVSLAAADIRNKASYATLSPISSSTTLVTVGISTTVSNSLYNGSVQKNTTTYYSGPSIVNRNVIEVTEDTRNGPYFDKAASKNITALLGKTAYLNCRVKNLGNKTMLLQVSWVRHRDIHLLTVGRYTYTSDQRFRAIHQPQTEDWILQIKYPQHRDSGIYECQVSTTPHMSHYIHLNVVEPSTEIIGAPDLYIESGSTINLTCVILNSPEPPAYIFWNHNNAIINYDSPRGGVSVVTNKGETTTSFLLIKSARPSDSGHYQCNPSNAKPKSVTVHVLNGEFPAAMQRAGPVYLRMSQSRYLLVYMSMYLCTLVYVKWYMQTLAAVGIKMAGI